From Epinephelus lanceolatus isolate andai-2023 chromosome 2, ASM4190304v1, whole genome shotgun sequence, one genomic window encodes:
- the pstpip1b gene encoding proline-serine-threonine phosphatase-interacting protein 1b yields MTPLMFKDAFWGSDFTCHAGYDALIQRLRDGRQMCKDVEELLKMRALAEEKYGKELVTIARKAEGHTEISTLRASFELLKTQIENIGNFHIQLSDILKEEVKKIETFRERQKEQRKKFQSIMEKVQKKKVTLYKRAVESKKTYELRCKEADEAEQGAEKTNVQTSKNSEKVRTRAKQCRQAANEAEKLYFTNIVQLESVRQDWEETHKSTCEVFQQLEGDRISMLRCALWDHCNHFSMQCVKDDESNEEVRKLLEQCDIITDNNFFIGMKSTGSRPPEPLVFESYYQTSGDSNGQAHFAGGGDMMMRCSDPLLASSMSIGVDSLQNSQPALTSSGEFEISDGGYTPLPGLQHAASSATVAAEEDSYIALYAYAAQEGDEISVSRGDMVRVLEQGEDGWWIVERNGLTGLVPGNYLGKI; encoded by the exons ATGACACCTTTGATGTTTAAAGATGCTTTCTGG GGGTCTGATTTTACTTGCCACGCCGGTTATGACGCTCTGATCCAAAGGTTACGAGATGGACGGCAAATGTGCAAAGATGTGGAGGAGCTTTTAAAGATGAG GGCTCTAGCAGAGGAGAAGTATGGGAAGGAACTGGTGACTATTGCCCGTAAAGCCGAAGGACACACAGAGATCAG CACTTTGAGAGCATCCTTTGAACTATTAAAAACAC AAATCGAGAACATCGGTAACTTTCACATCCAGCTATCTGATATATTGAAAGAGGAGGTGAAAAAGATTGAGACATTCAGAGAACGGCAGAAAGAGCAGAGGAAGAAG TTTCAAAGCATAATGGAGAAGGTTCAGAAGAAAAAAGTGACTTTGTACAAGAGGGCCGTGGAG TCTAAGAAAACCTACGAGCTGAGATGCAAGGAGGCAGATGAGGCAGAGCAGGGGGCTGAGAAGACAAATGTCCAAACATCCAAAAACTCAGAAAAG GTACGCACCAGAGCCAAGCAATGCAGACAGGCAGCCAATGAAGCAG AGAAGCTCTACTTTACCAACATCGTTCAGCTAGAAAGTGTTCGCCAGGACTGGGaagaaacacacaaaagcacCTGTGAG GTGTTCCAGCAGCTGGAGGGAGATCGCATCAGCATGCTGAGGTGTGCTCTCTGGGACCACTGCAATCATTTCTCCATGCAGTGTGTCAAAGATGATGAG TCTAACGAGGAGGTGAGGAAGCTACTGGaacagtgtgacatcatcacagacAACAACTTTTTCATAGGGATGAAAAGCACGGGATCGAGACCTCCAG AACCCCTAGTGTTTGAGAGCTACTACCAGACGTCCGGAGACAGCAATGGCCAAGCTCATTTCGCAGGAGGAGGAGATATGATGATGAG GTGCTCTGACCCCCTTCTCGCCAGCTCTATGAGCATCGGTGTTGACAGTCTTCAAAACTCACAACCAGCACTGACATCTTCTGGCGAGT TTGAGATTTCAGATGGAGGATACACGCCCCTACCAGGCCTCCAGCATGCAGCATCATCAGCCACTGTTGCAGCTGAGGAAGACAGCTACATTGCACTTTATGCATACGCTGCACAG GAAGGTGATGAAATATCTGTCAGCAGAGGGGACATGGTCCGAGTGTTGGAGCAAGGAGAAGATGGCTGGTGGATAGTGGAGAGGAACGGGCTGACTGGACTGGTGCCAGGAAACTATTTGGGCAAAATctga